The following coding sequences lie in one Spea bombifrons isolate aSpeBom1 chromosome 5, aSpeBom1.2.pri, whole genome shotgun sequence genomic window:
- the LOC128497776 gene encoding microtubule-actin cross-linking factor 1, isoforms 6/7-like has product MDSLRVRYIIIAQSAGDIRQRLQQTLDAASHLDPSQEDVSLWLSRMEKLVVGSKNEGDTERHPLSTSDLEKLEQVVLSELAHVSKMEERLRELGRVQLDAQAVQSQLSEFKVLSVDVLQHAGTADRLLGISDELLLLCPPSTQEQLQPPLTSLKEMLPKVVSQGAASPACLEHVLSLLAQFTEAEDEVLPWMQETEVVVGRLSPNNLRSGDFREQQEQLQTLREVVAEHKPLITKLHRVSCKLSELSPGEGAAFQRRFETAEKQYCAIREAVRQAAAILEDTVPRYSQLSERIELMAECLQRVGERLQGGPSVRGEPSRIREQLRENASVRSELDKLGLALESLSRQGKELVSSVAPGSLQPQVISQRTEELQAQWRSLSVQAEDRDHWLSSLLSLAERFWNGLSDVAAALGDIQQMILDTEEPGSDPDSIRTRLDAMQAVREDTDSLQSDLDTLGSVGMELMSTCGDSDKPDVTKSLDELYTTWNSLNKMWTERYSRLEEQLKSTLRYQDATQGLQQWLVVAESRLSEEFLVGGDLEILKQQLCDLKEFKRDLYQHRVELESLGHLNVSAMSGKTSDSQLCDFRERWDHLEEEAVNRQHQLEDALLGLGQFQNQLEELLNWLSHTVEQLRGPFPVCTDLQACEIELAKHKVLRNDVLSHVRTVESVTEVGQSLLLTSLGDGADSLQGKLSELKTCWDHVQSETERRQLELENDLSRIQDVTLEITDLLQCLDQVEAHLSFSKPAWGHPESMRDALTKHLDLCKEMESKQHSYNSVRDRLQRLLASCPQPRGSSSEHQLRILEQKWESVCCKVQDWKVCLADGLAVVTEFYNTAQELSVWIGQAEGRLNAAGPPSVILETVTNQIQEHKDLAQEIQLHEEKLSGLESVCSRLKDVSRKQDGDVTHSLVQSARERLGKVQERAEERGRSLEEARRAAKQFSESRRMLLEWLDEVDRTLDSQLVDSTTSQEQIKLQLNQHKAFQKILRSKRPVYEATLRSGRALREKVRLAEDGQKLDESMGQLRERWEHVCGRSTERQQKLEESLLFSGKFTEALQALMDWLYRAEPQLSEEMPVGGDRDLVNELLDKHKAFQKELGKRAGCMKTLKHSVRDLSRGGVGKDSQWLQRQMEELDHRWELVCQLSVSKQGRLESSLRQAEEFHSLVTSFLERLGESERVLKCGVIPENEQALQECQTQQQELVGTLQCQQLALECIVSLGQEILSACHPDSTITIKSWLNIAKTRYQEVASWAQQQGERIHAQIQALATEREEVARLLDWITSAEEALGIRDQEPLPNDIEAMEEVVSQHSVFMDELTQKEPEVERVTKNCKRKVPETRALTSRKLSAKRQNSLKSPQASPSVPLLDLTPQTPHMAQLLNRWQQLWFLALDRQCRLQSARQRLHELQEFARFDFAVWRKRYMQWIGQMKSRILDVFRGIDRDQDGRISLREFMDSVLSSRFPTNSLEMTAVANIFDINGDGFIDYYEFVSALHPTRDPLRRTVDADQIQDEVNRQVAQCNCAKRFQVEQISANRYRFGESQQLRMVRILRSTLMVRVGGGWTALDEFLVKNDPCRVKGRTNLKINEKYLSPDAFSSSPSVRIPGNQKGLSPSRSNSSLSLYSSASAPTSPQTRKQIILRRTRSGDRSQRSRSSLATDGTELKFSAAEDVTTSTSNEKPETPPT; this is encoded by the exons ATGGACTCCCTGCGGgtcagatatataataatagccCAGAGCGCGGGGGACATCCGACAACGGCTGCAGCAAACACTGGACGCCGCGTCTCACCTGGACCCATCTCAGGAGGACGTGTCTCTTTGGCTGTCGCGCATGGAGAAGCTGGTGGTGGGCAGCAAGAACGAGGGAGACACCGAGCGACATCCACTCAGCACCAGCGACCTGGAGAAG CTGGAGCAGGTTGTCCTGTCGGAACTTGCGCATGTTTCCAAGATGGAAGAACGTCTCCGGGAACTCGGCCGGGTGCAGCTGGACGCGCAGGCCGTACAGTCACAGCTTTCAGAGTTCAAG GTGCTGTCGGTGGACGTGTTGCAGCACGCGGGTACCGCAGACAGGCTGCTCGGGATCTCagatgagcttctgctgctttGCCCCCCATCCACCCAGGAGCAGCTGCAG CCTCCCCTGACCTCCCTGAAGGAGATGTTGCCCAAGGTAGTGTCACAAGGAGCTGCCTCCCCGGCCTGCCTGGAGCACGTCCTCTCGCTCCTCGCCCAGTTCACCGAGGCAGAAGACGAGGTCCTTCCCTGGATGCAGGAGACGGAGGTGGTGGTGGGGCGACTTTCCCCGAATAATCTGCGATCCGGAGACTTCAGGGAACAGCAAGAGCAGCTCCAG ACTCTGCGTGAAGTAGTGGCTGAGCACAAGCCCTTAATCACCAAACTGCACCGGGTCTCGTGCAAGCTGTCCGAGCTGAGCCCCGGGGAGGGAGCTGCCTTCCAGAGGCGGTTTGAGACAGCCGAGAAGCAGTACTGCGCCATCCGCGAAGCCGTCCGCCAGGCAGCTGCCATCTTGGAAGACACCGTACCCCGCTACAGCCAG CTCAGCGAGAGGATCGAGCTGATGGCCGAATGCCTGCAGAGGGTCGGAGAGCGGCTGCAGGGCGGCCCCTCCGTGCGCGGGGAGCCCAGCCGTATCCGCGAGCAGCTCCGGGAGAACGCGTCGGTGCGGTCCGAGCTGGACAAGCTGGGCCTGGCCCTGGAGAGCCTCAGCAGGCAGGGCAAGGAGCTGGTGTCCAGCGTGGCCCCCGGCTCCCTCCAGCCACAAG TGATCTCGCAGCGCACCGAGGAGCTGCAGGCGCAGTGGCGGTCTCTCTCCGTACAGGCCGAGGATCGGGATCACTGGCTCTCCAGCCTCCTCTCCCTGGCTGAGCGCTTCTGGAACGGTCTCTCTGACGTGGCCGCGGCACTCGGTGACATCCAGCAGATGATTCTGGACACAGAGGAGCCGGGATCTGACCCGGACTCCATCAGGACCCGTCTGGACGCCATGCAG GCTGTACGAGAGGACACTGACAGTTTGCAGAGCGATTTGGACACTTTGGGCTCTGTTGGAATGGAGCTGATGTCAACCTGCGGAGACTCGGACAAGCCCGATGTCACCAAGAGCCTGGATGAG CTCTACACCACATGGAACTCGCTCAATAAGATGTGGACGGAGAGGTACAGCCGGCTGGAGGAGCAGCTGAAGTCCACGCTCAGATACCAGGACGCCACGCAG GGCCTGCAGCAGTGGCTCGTCGTGGCAGAATCGCGGCTCTCTGAGGAGTTCCTCGTGGGCGGAGACCTAGAAATTTTAAAGCAGCAGCTCTGCGATCTGAAG GAGTTTAAGAGAGATCTGTACCAGCACCGGGTCGAGTTGGAGAGTCTCGGGCACCTGAACGTCAGCGCCATGTCTGGGAAGACCAGCGATTCTCAGCTCTGCGACTTCAGAGAGCGCTGGGACCATCTGGAGGAGGAGGCAGTGAACCGGCAG CACCAGTTAGAAGATGCATTGCTGGGTCTTGGCCAGTTCCAGAACCAGCTGGAAGAACTCCTGAACTGGTTATCGCACACAGTCGAGCAGCTACGAGGACCTTTCCCGGTCTGCACCGACCTCCAGGCCTGTGAGATCGAGCTGGCAAAGCACAAG GTCCTGAGGAACGATGTTCTCTCTCACGTTCGAACGGTGGAGTCGGTGACCGAGGTTGGCCAGAGTCTCCTACTAACCTCCCTTGGCGATGGGGCCGACTCGCTTCAGGGCAAACTCAGCGAACTCAAGACGTGCTGGGACCACGTACAGAGCGAGACCGAGAGACGGCAGCTGGAGCTGGAGAACGACCTCAGCCGG ATACAGGATGTGACGTTGGAGATCACCGACCTTCTCCAGTGTCTGGACCAAGTAGAAGCTCATCTGTCCTTCTCAAAACCAGCCTGGGGACATCCGGAGTCCATGAGGGATGCGCTAACTAAACACCTG GATCTCTGTAAAGAGATGGAGTCCAAGCAGCACTCGTATAACAGCGTCCGAGATCGGCTCCAGCGTCTGCTGGCCTCCTGTCCTCAGCCTCGCGGCTCCAGCTCTGAGCATCAGCTCCGGATACTCGAGCAGAAGTGGGAGAGCGTGTGCTGCAAGGTGCAGGACTGGAAG GTTTGCCTGGCAGACGGCCTGGCGGTGGTCACCGAATTCTACAACACGGCCCAGGAGCTCTCTGTATGGATCGGACAGGCGGAGGGGCGTCTCAACGCGGCCGGGCCTCCTAGCGTTATCTTGGAGACCGTGACCAATCAGATTCAGGAGCACAAG GACCTGGCGCAGGAGATCCAGCTTCACGAGGAGAAGTTGTCGGGTCTGGAGTCCGTCTGTTCCCGCCTGAAGGACGTGAGTCGGAAGCAGGACGGAGACGTGACCCATAGCCTGGTGCAGAGCGCCCGCGAGAGGCTCGGGAAAGTGCAAGAGCGAGCGGAGGAACGCGGGCGCAGCCTGGAGGAGGCCAGGAGAGCCGCCAAGCAG TTCAGCGAGTCCCGGCGGATGCTGCTGGAATGGTTGGACGAGGTGGATCGGACTCTGGACTCGCAGCTCGTTGACAGCACGACGAGTCAGGAGCAAATCAAGCTGCAGCTGAACCAGCACAAG GCATTTCAGAAGATCCTGAGGTCCAAGAGGCCGGTGTATGAAGCCACCCTGCGCAGCGGCAGAGCTCTGCGGGAGAAAGTCCGCCTGGCAGAGGACGGGCAGAAGCTGGACGAGTCCATGGGGCAACTGCGAGAGCGGTGGGAGCATGTCTGCGGCAGATCCACGGAGAG GCAGCAGAAGCTGGAAGAATCCTTGCTGTTTTCGGGCAAGTTCACGGAGGCTCTGCAGGCCCTCATGGACTGGCTTTACAGAGCTGAACCCCAGCTGTCGGAGGAGATGCCGGTCGGTGGGGATCGGGATCTGGTGAATGAGCTCCTGGATAAGCACAAG GCTTTCCAGAAGGAGCTGGGGAAGCGCGCCGGCTGCATGAAGACCCTGAAGCACTCGGTGCGGGACCTGAGTCGGGGCGGCGTTGGGAAAGACTCGCAATGGCTTCAGCGGCAAATGGAGGAGCTGGACCATCGCTGGGAGCTGGTGTGTCAGCTGTCTGTGAGCAAACAGGGGCGGCTGGAGTCTTCCCTGCGGCAG GCTGAGGAGTTTCACAGTCTGGTGACCTCATTCCTGGAACGCCTTGGAGAGTCTGAGCGAGTACTCAAGTGCGGAGTGATCCCCGAGAATGAGCAGGCCCTGCAGGAGTGCCAGACCCAGCAGCAG GAGCTGGTGGGCACGTTGCAGTGCCAGCAGCTGGCCCTGGAGTGCATCGTTTCCCTGGGGCAGGAGATCCTCTCGGCCTGTCACCCGGACTCCACGATTACCATCAAATCCTGGCTGAACATCGCCAAGACGCGCTACCAGGAG GTGGCATCCTGGGCCCAGCAGCAGGGGGAGCGCATTCATGCGCAGATTCAGGCACTGGCCACAGAGCGCGAGGAGGTGGCCCGGCTCCTGGACTGGATCACGTCGGCAGAAGAGGCTCTCGGTATCCGGGATCAGGAGCCTCTCCCTAATGATATAGAAGCCATGGAGGAAGTCGTATCACAGCACTCG GTCTTCATGGACGAGTTAACCCAGAAGGAGCCCGAAGTGGAAAGAGTGACCAAAAACTGCAAGCGCAAAGTGCCAGAGACGAGAGCGCTGACCTCTCGCAAACTCTCAGCAA aaagacAAAACTCCCTGAAGTCACCCCAAGCCAGTCCCTCGGTGCCCCTCCTGGACCTGACGCCCCAGACCCCCCACATGGCCCAGCTCCTTAACCGCTGGCAGCAGCTGTGGTTCCTGGCCCTGGATCGGCAGTGCCGCCTGCAGAGCGCCCGGCAGAGACTGCACGAG TTGCAGGAATTCGCTCGCTTTGATTTTGCGGTGTGGAGGAAGCGGTACATGCAGTGGATCGGGCAGATGAAGTCCCGCATCCTCGATGTCTTCCGGGGGATCGACCGCGACCAGGACGGGAGGATAAGCCTGCGGGAGTTCATGGACAGCGTCCTGTCCTCCA GGTTCCCCACGAACTCTTTGGAGATGACCGCGGTGGCCAATATTTTTGATATAAACGGGGATGGATTTATTGATTACTACGAGTTTGTGAGCGCCCTGCACCCCACCAGAGATCCCCTGAGAAGGACCGTGGACGCTGACCAGATCCAGGATGAG GTGAACAGACAGGTGGCTCAGTGTAACTGCGCAAAGCGTTTCCAGGTGGAGCAGATCAGTGCCAACCGTTACAGG TTCGGGGAGTCTCAGCAGCTCCGCATGGTCCGGATCCTGCGCAGTACGCTCATGGTGCGCGTGGGGGGCGGCTGGACCGCTCTGGATGAATTCCTTGTAAAGAACGACCCCTGCCGAG TGAAAGGCCGCACCAACCTGAAGATCAACGAGAAGTACCTCTCCCCGGACGCCTTCTCCTCCTCGCCCAGCGTCAGGATCCCTGGAAACCAGAAAGGGCTGTCCCCGAGCCGCTCCAACTCCAGCCTGAGCCTGTACAGCAGCGCGTCGGCCCCCACCAGCCCCCAGACCAGAAAG CAAATAATTCTTCGCCGGACTCGCTCAGGGGACAGAAGTCAGAGATCCCGGTCGTCGCTGGCCACAGATGGGACGGAGTTAAAGTTCTCAGCTGCTGAAGACGTCACAACGTCCACCTCAAACG AGAAGCCAGAAACGCCCCCGACATGA